Below is a genomic region from Ketobacter sp. MCCC 1A13808.
TGAGTTTAACCACCCGGATATCGCACCGGATCATATACTGTGTCGCCACATATTATATAAAATGGACTTTGACTGAGATCGGGTCTCAAGGATGATTCTCTATGCCAATCGCAAATTGCATTATTACATCGGGTTGCAAGGAAGGCACAAGTAATTTAATCGAACTTTGGGCCAGGGAGTCTGCCCAGCCTTCTGAGCACATGACTGTGAATCTCATCAAAAGTGATCAGCAGTTGGGCAACCCGTACAGCGTTATGGCCAGCCTCTCGCTGCCTTCAATTTGGTCGGAAAAAAATACTTCATTGCTCCAGGTGGGTCTGGCCCGAGCGCTCGCTATCCATTTCAACCTTGAGCTAGGCCGGGTTCAGGTCATTACCAATATCGTCGACTCGGGGTTGGTTGTGGAATCAGGGCGAGAAGTAAAGTGGTTACCATAAGGTGAGTTTTGAGCTCCCTTTCAAAAGCCACGCAAAACACGCTTTTCTAATCTTCTCAGTCTAATATCTGCGCTTAGGATTGGGAGTCGGCTCAATCCATGGGAACACGCAGAATGCTTCTACGGCGCACCGACCCAAACCATAAACTGCTCCGGGTTCTTAATGCCGTCGTAGCCAAACCGAATTCACGATCCCCTTTACCGGAGTAAAGGGGCGTAACTTCAAACGATTCCGGATCGATTAAGTCGGCTCGAAAATCAATGGCACAGTACGGGTAATCGACACCAACGCACAAGTTCACCTTCATCAGGCTGGTGTTCTCTACACCGGCCACTGCCAGTTTCCCATCATAAGTTCGACGGATGTTATCCGGATAAAAATCAAGCTCGATGCGGGTGGATTGACCTAGATTTTTTTCAAGCGGAATACGAGTCACACTGGAATCGGGCATGGATACCACGAACGCCCATTGCTCGTCATCAGATAGTTCGATCCCATTGTTTTGCGCCAAAGAAGCATTCTCTACCTCAACCCAGCCTAGCGCTGATGTCCATTTAAATAGTGCGCCCGTTTGGTCCAGTTTGCCTTCATTCCACAACCGATTCATATAGCCTTTGAGGTCGAAGGTGACAGACAAAATAATACTACCGTCAGCTCTACCAGCCACCGCATTCGGAAAGGTCATCGCTGGACTGGGAACACAACCGATCCAATCAATATCGGGAATCGCGCCCATTAATTTAATATTGAATATCTCGACTGCGTGGCGACCGCCATGATTAACGACGTACAAAAAAAACGACCCGTTATCCTGGCCCACGAGGCTCAACCCGTGTGCTGAAAACTTTTCTGGATCAGGCGCACCGTCGCATTCTGAAAAAGGCGCCTGCGCCACTTTCTCGGTGTACAGTTGCATATCCAAAGTTGATGCGGCGAACGCGTCTTCGTTTATCAAATGCAACGCACCGGACTGAAATATCCAGTTCCCCACACCACTACCAATAATCCACGGGCTATCCGGGATCGCGACCAAATCCTCAACGTCTGCTACCCCATACAGATAATCGACCCTATGGCTTTCCGAGGTAAATCCGTGACCACCTATGGTGATCATTAGCGCCACAAAGAAAACCCGCATCACACTCGTCATAACGACTAACCTCTGGCCCCAACAGCATTAAAAATACTTGCTATAGGATAGCTCAAACAGCAAGAAGGTTACTTCAGTTTGAATATCTTCACCCTGAAACGGAGCATAAGTAACATCGACCGGATCACAATCGTTACCCACCGCGGTGCAGGCAGGATAGAATTGTTCGCTCTGCAAATAGCCAAAGGTAAAGTCAATCTGACTTTTATTTCTGAATAAATAAGACCCTCCTAGTGAATACAAGTACCCTTCCGATAGCGTAACTGTTGCATTAGGTGAGTCATTACGTACGGCTGACGGACGATATTGTAAACCGGCTCGGAAACTAAAGTTGTTGGTAGCTTTATATTCTGTTCCCATTGACCAATAAGCAACATCGCGCAAGCCAAGGCGATAAATAACCGCGTTAGGTTTTATTCCTTTCGCGCCCCCGGTGCCAACAGTATCCACCAAATTTCCCAATGCGAGCAGTGGTATATCTTTGTCAAACTGCAGGCTGATATCGCTGAACGTCGACCATTCCGTCCACTTGATATCAAAATTGTAGCTCCATTTAGGTGTGAGATTCAGACTAATACCTGCATTAAACCGCTGTGGAATTTCATAACTAATCTTAATTTCGCCACTGCCCTGGGCCAGCAGTTCAGCCTGGGATGGTAACCTGAACCCCAATGCGTCAGTAGCTTGCACCACCGTATTCCATACTTCTCCACCCATGAATGTCACCAAAAAAGCTTCAAAAGGCGGATTAACCGGGAAATCATACTCTCCATCGAGCTTCACCTTGACGCCGGAATTATAGGATAGCCCAAGTGTAAACCATGACTTGGGTGACCAAAGCAACCCTAGGTTAAAACCAATAGCGTCATTTTGACTTGCTTCAAACTTAAGGGTCGTTATTTGTGTGTAAGGCGGTATCGATGTACATAGGTCCAGTTCTGCAAACTGAGGTTCACCATTTTCATTACACAACAATCCACTCACATAGGGTGTCGGAATTAAAAACAAGCCATCGTTGGGGGCGCGAACCGGCATCTCAAGCCCCATACCCGCGTAACTCAAATTGATCGCCATGCCAATCGATAACGTATCTGAAAATTCATAGCCTACTGAAGGTGAGAAATAAGTTAATAAAGCAAACGCACTGCGCTGCTGAAAAAAGCGGCCAGGATCATCATCTTCTTTATGGGCACCCATCATCATGGGTGTGTATACGCTGGTAGCAAATGTAAACAGACTGTCAGGCGCATTATAGGAGGCTCCCCCCGTTGCCCCGAAGGCCGAGGACTTATCTTGCATGCCTTTCCCTGGTGTCATAACGGTAGGGCCAGCAGTTTCACTTTTCTGGCCGTAAGCCTCATCGTATAAAAAAAGCTTACCTTCCTCACTCAGATTACCATCAGCATCCAAAAAGAACTGCGCGGCATCATCCAGAATTTTTTGCTGGTAATCCCCGTATTCTCCAAAATAAGTAGTTGCTGAAAAATCTCCGGCAACAAACTTTACCAGGAATTGTCGTGCCTTCAAACGAGCAAGCCCTGCAGGATTAAAATGGATAGAGTCTATCCCCGGCGGGTCCGCAGTGACTGCATGGCCCAAGGCTAACGCCTTAGCGTTACCTATTGCAAGGTCATCAGTGAAAGAGGCCTCTACCGGTGAAGAACACACTAGTGAAAACCAGATGCACCATCTTATTCTTTGTTGGTCTACCATATATATCATTTCTGCTACCGCGAAGTTTTAGTTTTTATGATTGTGTTCACAGTGATATAGGGATATCCCGTTTATCCACCCTTTTTTCATCCCGGTTCACGCTCGGGTGGCTAATTCCAGTTCTCCAATAGTAGGTACCTGCCAGGGAATTACGGTAATCCAAGCACCCGAACCAGTGCCAAAAATCTGCCCGTGCTAAGCTGGTGGGCCTATGAATACAGGTAAAGAAATGGCTTGCTTCATTATTCCCATATCTCGGTATTCGATTCGTGATTCGCAAATCCGAGACCCCGCCGGAATCACATCCAGTAGCGCGTTAATCATTGAGGCAATTTCCTCTTTAGCTAAGTTCACTCCCACGCAGAAATTAGGACCATGACCGAACGTAAGTTGACGGGTTTGCACGACGCGATCCAGATTCAGATCATCGGGTTTTTCATATTTTTCAGGGTCCCGGTTAGCGCCACCGGCGGACAGCATGAGCATCTGCCCTTTGCTTATCTTTTTTCCCCGCAGATCAAAATCACGCACCGCAAAACGCATGGTTCCAGGCGGAATACTGAACGCATAGCGAATAATTTCATCGATTGATTTCCGGATTTGTGCACGATCATCGCGTAAACGCGCCATGACGATAGGATTTTCCAATAACGCTTTTATAGCCAATGTCGCTACCATTGCTGTTGCTTCACTACCAGCGCCTATTAACGAAGCCAACAGCAACACGATGTCATCTTCAGATAAGTTTTGATCCGCGTCTTGCGCTCGTATCAAGTCAGACACAAGATCTTCCTGGGGGTTGCGCCGGCGTTGTTTGACTAAATCTCGAATCCATGCAGCAAATTCCACGAACCCCCGCTCTGATTCCTGGCGGACTTCATCGGATATAAACGGTAAACCACCCTGAACAACCGCCTGCGCTATTTCGCAGAACCGAACTTCATCTGCCCCCGGGGTGATACCTGTGATCCGGCTGATAACGACGTTGGGGACTTTATTGGTAAATTCACCCATAATATCAATCGTTTCGCCTTCCCGCCCGCGCAGGGGATCAATGAGCTGTTTCACCACCTCCTTGATTTGCTGATCCATGCGCGCCACCGCGCGAGGCGTAAAAGC
It encodes:
- a CDS encoding OmpP1/FadL family transporter, which produces MVDQQRIRWCIWFSLVCSSPVEASFTDDLAIGNAKALALGHAVTADPPGIDSIHFNPAGLARLKARQFLVKFVAGDFSATTYFGEYGDYQQKILDDAAQFFLDADGNLSEEGKLFLYDEAYGQKSETAGPTVMTPGKGMQDKSSAFGATGGASYNAPDSLFTFATSVYTPMMMGAHKEDDDPGRFFQQRSAFALLTYFSPSVGYEFSDTLSIGMAINLSYAGMGLEMPVRAPNDGLFLIPTPYVSGLLCNENGEPQFAELDLCTSIPPYTQITTLKFEASQNDAIGFNLGLLWSPKSWFTLGLSYNSGVKVKLDGEYDFPVNPPFEAFLVTFMGGEVWNTVVQATDALGFRLPSQAELLAQGSGEIKISYEIPQRFNAGISLNLTPKWSYNFDIKWTEWSTFSDISLQFDKDIPLLALGNLVDTVGTGGAKGIKPNAVIYRLGLRDVAYWSMGTEYKATNNFSFRAGLQYRPSAVRNDSPNATVTLSEGYLYSLGGSYLFRNKSQIDFTFGYLQSEQFYPACTAVGNDCDPVDVTYAPFQGEDIQTEVTFLLFELSYSKYF
- a CDS encoding cytochrome P450, producing MSKVDGVWSISVKGPTGEQKTELVLQTVDGKLTGTQSGKGAPQPISNAAVEGDKISWINHVTSPIKMKVEFKATLSGEQMSGKIKAGLMGSYRFSGYRISRDVADASAIDESEENSTEDPFIAMLAKTDPIPDLHYLRSTDPVHFVAPFGFWVITRHDDIQRLFNDPENVTHIKREWNLYTPHPEGSMRKWSDENAIHALAPAEHSRLRRLTTAAFTPRAVARMDQQIKEVVKQLIDPLRGREGETIDIMGEFTNKVPNVVISRITGITPGADEVRFCEIAQAVVQGGLPFISDEVRQESERGFVEFAAWIRDLVKQRRRNPQEDLVSDLIRAQDADQNLSEDDIVLLLASLIGAGSEATAMVATLAIKALLENPIVMARLRDDRAQIRKSIDEIIRYAFSIPPGTMRFAVRDFDLRGKKISKGQMLMLSAGGANRDPEKYEKPDDLNLDRVVQTRQLTFGHGPNFCVGVNLAKEEIASMINALLDVIPAGSRICESRIEYRDMGIMKQAISLPVFIGPPA